From Halorientalis litorea:
AAGTCAGAGCGCAGGAACAGGCGGACGAGACGGTTGAACCCCCTGCTCGGAATCCCGCGCTTGGCCGGGCGGTCGGCCTCCTGTCCGGGAACCCACCGCGACCCGGTGGCGAAGTCGTACTCCCCGGACCGGACACTCTCGACCAACTCTTCGAGGTGGCGCATGTCCGTGGCGAGGTCGGTGTCGAAGTAGACCAGCGTCCCGCCGTGGGCCTCGCGGAACGCGTACTCGAGTGCCCCGCCCCGCCCGCGCCGCGATTCGCTGTGGACGTGCCGGACGCGTTCGTCCTCGGCCGCCAACCGCGCGGCTATCTCGGGTGTCGCGTCGTCACAGCCGTCCTCCGCGACGATGACCTCGAAGGCGTCCGCGGGGAGGAACTCGGCGAGCGTCTCGAGGGTAATTCGGACGGTGTCCTCGATGGTGTCGGCCTCGTTGTAAGCCGGGAGGACGACGCTCACCTCGACGCCGCGTCTCATTGCTCGGTCATTTCGTCACGCGACAGAAGTACCTTCTGTTAGGTCACAACTGCCCGACCCGACAGGGGGCCGTCACGACGACCCGGCGTTCTCCCGAACTGGGAACGCCCGGAGGCTTTTCCGACCCCGGCACCCCACTCTCGTCCATGAACGAGGCGTTCGTTCAGTTGGTCTGTCCCGAGTGTCTGAAAGACTGGGAAGCCGACCCGACGGGCCTGCCCAGCCCCGACGCGTCCTTTAGCTGTCCCGACTGCGGCGAGGACCGGCGGCTGTCGGAGTTCATGCGAACCGACCGCGACCTCGAAGTCCTCCGCGAACTGACCGACTGAGGTCAGTCCGCGTCCCCCGAGTGGCGGACCGTCGCGAACGCCGTGAGGTCCACGTCCGTGACTTCACCGACAGACTCGTAGGGGCGGTCCACGACGATGTTGCCGGCGGTCTGTCTCCCGACGCCGGGAATCTCGGTGAGTTCGTCCATCGACGCCGCGTTCACGTCGAGGGGGTAGGGGACGCCCGACACCGACCGCTGGCCGTGGTCGGTGATGGCCACGTCCAGCGTCCGGCCGAGTTCGTGTTCGCCCGGAATCCCGACCAGCAGGGGGTACGTGCCGAGTTGCCGCCCGAACGTGTACGCGCCGTCGTGGTATTCGAGGTGGACGTCCGGGAGAACCGTTCCGGGTGGGGCGACCCGCTCGAGCATCGGGTTGTCTATCTCCTCGCGGACTTCCTGCTTGTACTGCTTGAACTGGCGTTTGTGGTCCTCGGCGATGTCCGCACCCACGTCGGCCATGTCGGTGCCCTCGAAGGCCATAACCTGTCTGATGTTCACGCGGCGGAGCAACAGCCCCTCGTCGTACACCCGCTGGAGGAATGCCCTGTTGTGCTCGAACGTCTCGGCGCGTTCGCCCTTCAGGCCGTGGACGAGGTTGATGCCCGGCAGGAGTTTCGGGAGTCGACGGGCCGCACCGTCGCCGAAGTTCGGGGCCGTCTCGGGGTCGCCGCCCGGTCTGAAGCCCGCTTCCTCGTTGACGATTTTCACCGCCCGGAAGCACTCCTCGGCGGAGACGTTGAGATTGTTCTCCTCTTGGACGAGCGGGTCTGCCGACTCCAATCCGAACGCCGCGGTGTCGCCGGGCGTGTTGTGTTCCGCGATGACGCGGATGCCCTCGCGGGCCAACTCCGGCCACTTCACCACGGTAATCGGGTTCATGTTGTCGAGGTGGAGCGTGCCCAACTCGGGTGCCACCTCGCGGATGCCGCCGTATAGCTCCCGGAGGGCGTCTGGGTTGGGCTTCTCGCCGTCGCCCCCGTAGGCGAGGATGTCGGCCTGCCGCCCGAGTCGGAAGTTCTCGACGCCCGCCGCCGAGAGCGCGTCGACTTCCGAGACGACTGTCTCGGGCGGGCGGAAGGTCGCGTCGCCGTACATCGGCTCCGTACAGAACGAACACCGGTAGGGGCACCCGCGGCCCGTCTCCAGTTCGGCGATGAGGTAGTCGGGATGATTCGGATGCTGTTCGACGACGAACGCACCCTTCCGTGCCCACCGGGTAATCTCCTCGACGTCGCGGTAGCGGTCCTCGAACCCTTCGAGGCCGCCGTGTGCGAGGTCGTAGGCCGCCGCCTCCACGTCGGCCATGGCGAGGAAGTCGAAGTCCAAGTCGTCGCGCGCCGTCTCGCTCGCGCCCTCGTTCGCCTCGCCCACGCCGAAGCGGACGGGACCGCCGATGACCGAGACGCCCTCGGCAGTCCACGCGATGCGGCGCACCTCGTCCGGTTCGGCGGGCGTCCCGCCGACGTACTTCCCGGGGACGGTCATCCCGCCGACGTACACCACGAGGTCGGCGTCCTCGACGTCGCGCCAGCGTGCCCCGTCCTCTCGGAGCGCGTCGATGGTGTGATACGTAATCTGCTCGCGAGGGACGCCCGCGTCGACGAGGGCACCGGCGGTGTACCGCGGGTACGTCGAGATGTAGGGCGGGACGCCGAAGTGGGCCGGTTCGTCGACGTAGCCGTCAACGATGGTCACGGAGAGCGTACCCGGGTCTTGCATAGAACCGGGTTGTCGCCCGAGGAGTAAAACGGTGACTACACGGACCTACTCGTCCGGGTCGGCCAGCAAGTCGTCCTCGTAGGCGGCGATGGCTCCGACCACGGCGTCGGCGTCGTCTTCGGGTACGTCGAAGGCGTCGAGACTCTCGTAGAGGTGTTCGACCGCCCGCTGGATGTCCGCGGGTTCGAAAGGCACGTCGAGGTGTGCCGCCCGAACCGGCGCGGCGTCGTACGTCTCCGGCCCACCGGCGGCCTCACAGAGGAAGTCGGTCTGTGTCCGGCGGAGGCTGTCCACGTCGGCGTCCGCGAAGAAGGGGCCGAGGTCGTCGTCGGCCACCAACCGGTCGTAGAAGTCGTCCACGACTGCGCGGATTCCCTCACGACCGCCGAGACGGTCGTACAGCGTGTCCTCGCTCATACTCGACCCGTCGGCCGCGACGACAAAAACCACTTCCCGCGGACCCAGACCCTGAGAATCGGACGGTGGCGCGACCGACGCCAGCCCTTTGACGCCCGCCGTCGGACGGCCGCTGACGCCCGCCCGTGTCTCGTGGTACCACTTCGTCCGCCGCCGTCGAGGGGTGACGGTGCTACACGTAGATGTGGCCCTCGCGCTCGTCCCACGGCCGGTCCGGTTCGAAGTCGGCTTGCCGCGCCCGATACGTGCCGAGCGCGGCCACGACGGCGTCGAGGGCGTCGCCGCCGGCGTCGTCGAGGAGAATCCCGCGCACTTCGTCGGTGAACGAAAGCGGCGTCTCGGCGGTCAGTCCGTCCACGATGGTCCGGCGGCGGTCCCGCGCGGTCGCGCTGTCGTCCTTGTACTCCGCGGCGGGCAGGTCGAGGGCGGCGAGCGTGGCGGCGGGGTACACCTCACAGAGGTCGGTCGCATCCGACGCGCCGTCCTGCATCGGCCGGACTGCGACGCCGTCCGTTCCCGCGAGGGGGGCGAGTACGTCGCGGATGCCGTAGAACGTCTGTTTCCAGACGTGGCTCCCGTACGGGGAGAGCGCGCCCACGGGACCGTCGGTCTCGCGCTTGAGGTCCGCCCGTGCCCCGTCGGTGGCCGATTTGGCCCGCTCTCGACACACCTGCTGGAAACTGTCGGCGTCGGCGGCAGCCGTGGCGACCCACTCCAGACTCGCCGCCCACGTCTCCCGGTCGTGGACCGTCGCGGGGACGCCGAAAGGGAAGTCCAACCCGACGGTTTCGGCCTCGCGGAGGAACTCGGTCAGGCGGCCCAGACAGGGTGCCCGCTCGGCGACGCCGAAGCGGTCGGCGGCCGAGCGACAGTCCTCGACGGTTATCTGCCCGTCCGCGACAGTTGCGTCCGCGAGCCAGATGCCGTGCCCG
This genomic window contains:
- a CDS encoding DUF7836 family putative zinc-binding protein, which produces MNEAFVQLVCPECLKDWEADPTGLPSPDASFSCPDCGEDRRLSEFMRTDRDLEVLRELTD
- a CDS encoding radical SAM protein, with the translated sequence MQDPGTLSVTIVDGYVDEPAHFGVPPYISTYPRYTAGALVDAGVPREQITYHTIDALREDGARWRDVEDADLVVYVGGMTVPGKYVGGTPAEPDEVRRIAWTAEGVSVIGGPVRFGVGEANEGASETARDDLDFDFLAMADVEAAAYDLAHGGLEGFEDRYRDVEEITRWARKGAFVVEQHPNHPDYLIAELETGRGCPYRCSFCTEPMYGDATFRPPETVVSEVDALSAAGVENFRLGRQADILAYGGDGEKPNPDALRELYGGIREVAPELGTLHLDNMNPITVVKWPELAREGIRVIAEHNTPGDTAAFGLESADPLVQEENNLNVSAEECFRAVKIVNEEAGFRPGGDPETAPNFGDGAARRLPKLLPGINLVHGLKGERAETFEHNRAFLQRVYDEGLLLRRVNIRQVMAFEGTDMADVGADIAEDHKRQFKQYKQEVREEIDNPMLERVAPPGTVLPDVHLEYHDGAYTFGRQLGTYPLLVGIPGEHELGRTLDVAITDHGQRSVSGVPYPLDVNAASMDELTEIPGVGRQTAGNIVVDRPYESVGEVTDVDLTAFATVRHSGDAD
- a CDS encoding truncated hemoglobin; amino-acid sequence: MSEDTLYDRLGGREGIRAVVDDFYDRLVADDDLGPFFADADVDSLRRTQTDFLCEAAGGPETYDAAPVRAAHLDVPFEPADIQRAVEHLYESLDAFDVPEDDADAVVGAIAAYEDDLLADPDE
- a CDS encoding DUF429 domain-containing protein; its protein translation is MRSLTGIDFSGARQAGHGIWLADATVADGQITVEDCRSAADRFGVAERAPCLGRLTEFLREAETVGLDFPFGVPATVHDRETWAASLEWVATAAADADSFQQVCRERAKSATDGARADLKRETDGPVGALSPYGSHVWKQTFYGIRDVLAPLAGTDGVAVRPMQDGASDATDLCEVYPAATLAALDLPAAEYKDDSATARDRRRTIVDGLTAETPLSFTDEVRGILLDDAGGDALDAVVAALGTYRARQADFEPDRPWDEREGHIYV